One window of the Ureibacillus sp. FSL W7-1570 genome contains the following:
- a CDS encoding DUF2500 domain-containing protein gives MFFDSVQFDSMFYNLMFSLFPFIFLVVFAIIIFSIFSNIKQGIKNNQSPLLTVPAKVITKRIQVRGDHSHTTYYVTFEVQSGDRMELKVNGQEYGMLVENDVGLLSFQGTRYVSFERQKS, from the coding sequence ATGTTTTTTGATTCGGTGCAATTTGATTCGATGTTTTATAATTTGATGTTTTCCCTTTTTCCTTTCATCTTTTTAGTTGTTTTTGCCATTATCATTTTCAGCATATTCTCAAATATTAAACAGGGCATAAAAAATAATCAATCTCCCCTGTTGACTGTCCCGGCAAAAGTGATTACAAAAAGAATCCAGGTACGGGGTGACCATTCCCATACCACCTATTACGTCACCTTCGAAGTGCAAAGCGGAGACCGGATGGAATTAAAAGTGAATGGCCAAGAGTATGGAATGCTGGTGGAAAATGATGTGGGGTTACTATCATTTCAAGGAACGCGATATGTTTCTTTCGAACGGCAAAAATCATAA
- a CDS encoding aromatic amino acid ammonia-lyase, with translation MYKTLVLDGKSLTIEEIVQVARNERKVAISDEALEKLKKGRKMVQQWIDNDAPVYGLNRGVGLNKDRLVEKERFSQYNRNLLLSHSIGVGPETTIEDVRAAMLARLNTLLVGCTGIQPEIAQMYETFLNCGITPVIPSRGTVGLADIGILSHIGLAMIGEGEVYYKGNRVPVMEAFKEEKLSPMILGPKDGLAIVSSNAYSAGMAAILLQDLDDFIEMADAIYSLSLEGLDGNLDPLDESVLKFRPFNGQMKSADRVRKFLRNSYLWNRKEKTSIQDPLSFRGGFTVHGAALDSLEYVKGLLTIQLNSSDDNPCLIVEEERIVHTANFEVITLVFALEMVGLALTHVSRNSCFRTIKLANPAFTNLTRFLSPDEEQVIAFSTIQKTFSALDAEIRHLSNPVVSDYFPLAGDIEDHATNSALVIQKLRKMLDNLYYIVGIEAIHAAQAVDLRKGAKLGVGTGAVYEMIREQIPFLDKDRNLSIDIEWAYQLVKSKRLLKHIQKAIES, from the coding sequence ATGTACAAAACATTAGTGCTGGATGGAAAATCATTGACAATTGAAGAGATTGTCCAAGTTGCCCGGAATGAAAGGAAAGTGGCCATCAGCGATGAAGCGTTGGAAAAATTAAAAAAGGGCAGGAAAATGGTTCAACAATGGATCGATAATGATGCGCCGGTTTATGGATTGAACCGTGGGGTCGGTTTGAATAAAGACCGATTGGTGGAAAAAGAAAGATTTTCCCAATATAACCGGAATTTATTGTTGTCCCATTCGATCGGAGTTGGACCGGAAACAACCATTGAAGATGTACGGGCAGCCATGCTTGCCCGATTAAATACATTACTTGTTGGCTGTACGGGCATACAGCCGGAAATAGCGCAAATGTATGAAACCTTTCTGAATTGCGGAATCACCCCGGTCATTCCCAGCCGTGGAACCGTTGGGTTAGCGGATATCGGAATCCTATCCCATATCGGCTTGGCAATGATTGGGGAAGGTGAAGTATATTATAAAGGGAATCGGGTCCCTGTGATGGAGGCGTTTAAGGAAGAGAAACTGTCTCCAATGATTCTCGGACCCAAAGATGGCTTGGCCATTGTCAGCTCCAATGCATATTCGGCCGGGATGGCAGCGATTCTTTTGCAAGATTTAGATGATTTCATTGAAATGGCAGACGCCATTTATAGTTTATCGTTGGAAGGATTAGATGGAAATTTGGATCCCCTTGATGAATCCGTATTAAAATTCCGTCCTTTTAATGGTCAAATGAAAAGTGCCGATCGGGTCCGAAAGTTTTTGCGGAACAGTTATTTATGGAATCGGAAAGAAAAAACTTCCATTCAAGATCCACTCAGTTTTCGTGGCGGATTTACCGTGCATGGTGCTGCATTGGACAGTTTGGAATATGTGAAAGGATTATTGACCATTCAGTTAAATTCATCGGATGATAATCCTTGTTTAATAGTGGAAGAAGAACGTATTGTACATACTGCAAATTTTGAGGTCATCACACTTGTATTCGCTTTGGAAATGGTTGGACTCGCATTAACCCATGTATCAAGAAACAGCTGTTTTAGAACCATTAAGTTGGCAAACCCTGCGTTTACAAATTTAACAAGATTTTTATCACCAGATGAAGAGCAGGTGATTGCTTTCAGTACGATTCAGAAAACCTTTTCAGCGTTGGATGCGGAAATCCGGCATTTATCAAATCCGGTTGTTTCGGATTATTTCCCATTGGCAGGCGACATTGAAGATCACGCCACAAATTCGGCTTTAGTCATTCAAAAGTTAAGAAAAATGCTCGACAACCTTTATTACATCGTTGGGATTGAGGCGATTCATGCTGCTCAAGCCGTTGATTTAAGGAAAGGTGCAAAATTGGGTGTCGGAACGGGTGCGGTATATGAAATGATTCGTGAGCAAATTCCATTTTTGGACAAAGACCGAAACTTATCCATAGATATAGAGTGGGCTTACCAATTAGTAAAGTCAAAAAGACTGCTTAAACATATTCAAAAAGCGATTGAAAGTTAA
- a CDS encoding ABC transporter permease — MIIEYITKYYDHIFSLFLDHFTIMVISLGIALAIALPVGFFLTKFKWLSVPILSVLGIIYAIPSMALFALLIPIAGLGMKPAIIALVAYNQIILVRNVMVGFQSINPSIVEAGKGMGLNSMQLFWKIQLPLALPVIIAGIRIATISTIAIATIAAWINAGGLGVLLFEGLYQNASHKIIIGTVLVAALALAMNYLLLKIENKAALKARGES; from the coding sequence ATGATAATAGAGTATATTACTAAATATTACGATCATATTTTTTCACTATTTTTAGATCATTTCACAATCATGGTCATTTCGTTAGGCATCGCTTTAGCCATCGCTTTGCCGGTCGGATTTTTTCTAACAAAATTCAAATGGCTATCCGTACCGATTTTATCTGTTTTAGGAATAATTTATGCAATACCGAGCATGGCACTGTTTGCCTTGTTAATTCCAATTGCAGGGCTTGGAATGAAGCCGGCCATCATCGCCTTGGTCGCATATAACCAAATCATTTTGGTACGAAATGTGATGGTCGGGTTTCAGTCCATCAATCCATCGATTGTTGAAGCAGGTAAAGGAATGGGGCTTAATTCGATGCAACTTTTTTGGAAAATCCAGCTTCCGTTAGCCCTCCCGGTGATTATCGCTGGAATCCGAATTGCCACAATTTCCACTATTGCGATTGCGACAATCGCTGCCTGGATCAATGCTGGCGGTTTAGGTGTACTGTTGTTTGAAGGGCTTTACCAAAATGCATCACATAAAATTATTATAGGGACCGTCTTAGTGGCTGCACTTGCATTAGCAATGAACTATTTGTTATTGAAAATTGAAAATAAAGCGGCTTTAAAAGCGCGTGGGGAATCATAA
- a CDS encoding ABC transporter ATP-binding protein, with protein MSGSIIEFQQVSKTFPNAKRPAVYETDLKIEEGTFVTILGTSGSGKTTLLKMVNRIHEPSTGNIFVQGENTSKVSVTELRRKIGYVIQQIGLFPHMTIEENIATVPKILKWDPKKISERIDFLLELVHLPPNEYRKRYPRQLSGGQQQRVGIARAMASDPEILLMDEPFGAIDAITRSKLQDELISIQKKLKKTVLFVTHDINEALKLGDKIIVMDQGRVQQYDTPLNILLNPANEFVSRLVQSEDIIQLFSMLQAENVMVPLDKVKLNNPKVVKRHDDLKGILTLFLNSDIDGIIVENENHQPVGAITFEQLKLNKSIKQVVVPS; from the coding sequence ATGTCTGGTTCAATTATCGAATTTCAACAAGTCAGCAAAACCTTTCCAAATGCAAAAAGACCTGCTGTTTATGAAACAGATCTAAAGATAGAAGAAGGAACTTTTGTAACGATTTTAGGAACTTCCGGATCCGGGAAAACAACACTTTTGAAAATGGTAAATCGAATTCATGAACCTTCAACGGGGAATATTTTTGTGCAAGGCGAAAACACATCAAAAGTGTCAGTTACAGAATTAAGAAGAAAAATCGGTTATGTCATTCAACAGATCGGATTGTTTCCGCATATGACCATTGAAGAAAATATTGCGACGGTACCAAAAATTTTAAAATGGGATCCTAAGAAAATCAGTGAGCGGATTGATTTTCTTCTTGAACTGGTTCACTTGCCGCCAAATGAGTACCGAAAAAGATATCCCCGGCAATTATCAGGTGGCCAGCAACAACGGGTGGGAATCGCACGGGCAATGGCTAGTGACCCGGAAATCTTATTAATGGATGAACCGTTCGGCGCCATTGATGCCATTACTCGTTCAAAGCTTCAAGATGAATTAATTTCAATCCAAAAAAAATTAAAGAAAACCGTTCTTTTCGTTACCCATGATATTAATGAAGCCTTAAAGCTTGGAGATAAAATCATTGTAATGGATCAAGGGCGTGTTCAACAGTATGATACACCTTTAAATATTTTATTGAATCCTGCAAATGAATTTGTCAGCCGTTTGGTTCAGTCGGAAGATATTATTCAATTATTCAGCATGCTTCAAGCGGAAAATGTCATGGTTCCACTGGACAAAGTGAAATTAAATAATCCCAAAGTTGTTAAGCGCCATGATGATTTGAAGGGAATCTTGACGTTATTTTTAAATTCCGATATTGACGGTATCATTGTGGAGAATGAAAATCATCAGCCGGTTGGTGCGATTACTTTTGAACAATTAAAGTTAAATAAATCTATAAAGCAAGTGGTGGTTCCGTCATGA